From the Sphingobacteruim zhuxiongii genome, the window GAATTGCTTATCATAATAGGCGTCAGAAAATTCATTATCACCAATTTCATCCAAATAGGCCGCGGTGAAGTTTGCTGATACGCGCGCCGAGAACTTGTTATTTTCCCAAGAGAGTGAACCATTGAACATATGAGGAGCCGTACGCGGTAATCCTAAACCTTCACGTAGAACGCCTCCCTCACCTGCAATACCTTTAGCCTTGGAACCCGTATAAGTATAGTTTGTATAAATACCAAAGCCTTTCAAGAACTTGCCAGGTAGAAAGTCCAATTGGCGTTGGAAAGCAACCTCAAATCCATATACGTCTACCTTATCTCCGTTTCTAAATTGCGCAAAGTCCCAAGTCTCACCTGCAGCTATTGGGTTTTTAAGCTCAGGAAATAATGAACTATAGCGTTCCGCATTGAAACTTTGATCGTTGTACATATAGATAAAGTTCTTAAGATTCTTATAGAATAGTCCTCCAGAAATTATTCCTACATTTTGGAAATACTTCTCTACCATGACGTCAAAATTAGTAGCGTAAGTTGCTTTCAAATTGGGATTCCCGGCAAATAGCTCTTTATCTTCCATTAAGGTGTTCACGTAAGGTGCTAGGGCATAGTAATTCGGTCGCGCCAAACCCGTGGTAACCGCAGCTCTCAGAATGAAGTTTTCATTAAAGTTATGCTTCAGATTGATGCTCGGGAGAATATTGGTATAGTTGTTTTTATTTCTGATTTCTCCTACCAATTCTTCCTCATCAACCACGTTATTCCCGGTATAATCTATGCTTGTATGCTCTAAACGAACACCAAGAATCAAAGCAGTACGCTCTGTAATGTTCTGATCCCAACGAATATATTCCGCGATGATTCGTTCTTTAGCATGATAATTTTGAGACAAATATTCGTCCGGTTTATCCTCCTTTTCGAATTTCGATTTATCTGTCAAAACTAGCCCTCCTAAGAAGTCTTTACTAACAAATCCACCTGCTGCATATCGTTCTCCTTGATCCCAATTTTTTGCATCCCAAGTTTGCATTGGTAAAGTCGACAAGGCACCATATTTCGGGATAACCGTATATTCAAAGAAATTATTTTCGCGATCCTTAGACTTTAATCGAATACGAGCACCAATTCTCAAACGCCCCTTTTGCCCGGAAATGACAGACAAAGGCATACGAAAATTAATCTTGCCACCAAACTCGTCCTCATTTGTATTATTTTCATTTTCTGTCAGTTCTTTAAATGCGAACTTCGAATAATCAGTGTATTGATCCTTGATAAAGGGTAAATACGTATCTGAGATATCTTGACCTAATTCAGCCTTCTTTACTTCATAAGCTATATAGCGTTCATTTGGTCTCTTTTCCGACGCTCGCGAGTAAGAAGCTGCCCAATCAAAATCCAGCTTGGAGCTTAATAAATGTTCCCCCGTCAAAGAGAAATTCAAAACATCTTGTCGTTCTAATCTCTTTCCCTTATTCTTATCATTATCTATTCCACCCTTTGTCTGTCGGTTCAATTTACCAACATACATACCTTTATCCTCATCCCATTCCATATCCTTATAAGACACTGCAAAGCGATTTTCCAAATCATCGCGCCAATTATACATGGCGTTTAATGCGATACGATTTCGAGTATTAATATCAAAATCCCATGCTGCTGAAACCGAGCGACGCATTCGGTATACATCATACTTACGAATCTGCATTTCATTCATAAATAGTTTACCAGCATCATCCTTTGCCCACTCCCCTTCGATATTATTCGAACCAAAATCGTTACTCTGCATTGTACCGCTAAGCACTAAGCCCATTTTATTATTTAAAAATCGATTTCCGTAAATAATAGAACCATTATACATTCCTTTTTCTCGAACTGGTGAATATCCAGCTCCGATCGTCGCAGAAATACGTTGTCTATTTGGAATTGCACGGGTAATTAAATTCACACTTCCACCTATAGCATCGGCATCCATATCAGGAGTTAAGGTCTTGTTGACCTCAATAGTCGAAATCATGTCTGAGGGAATCAAGTCCATTTGCACATTTCGATTATCGCCCTCTGCCGAAGGGATACGGTCACCATTCAGGGTAACAGAGTTTAATTCAGGTGACAGTCCTCGAATAATGATATTACGGGCTTCTCCTTGATCATTTTGCATCGTAATGCCTGGTACTCGTTTTAAAGCATCTCCAATATTCTGATCCGGAAAACGTCCGACTTGATCGGAAGATATAATATTTGAAATATTACTGTTATTTT encodes:
- a CDS encoding TonB-dependent receptor, whose amino-acid sequence is MRIFLLTLFNFLCLCSFAQTTILKGKIMDGNDNFSLPGATLRITEGGRFTVSDINGNFEFLNLPTGTYQLTVDYLGYEHYSQSITVSAGQAAIEVLLRPSQRSIDEVQVMGDIARGQAKALNQQKNNSNISNIISSDQVGRFPDQNIGDALKRVPGITMQNDQGEARNIIIRGLSPELNSVTLNGDRIPSAEGDNRNVQMDLIPSDMISTIEVNKTLTPDMDADAIGGSVNLITRAIPNRQRISATIGAGYSPVREKGMYNGSIIYGNRFLNNKMGLVLSGTMQSNDFGSNNIEGEWAKDDAGKLFMNEMQIRKYDVYRMRRSVSAAWDFDINTRNRIALNAMYNWRDDLENRFAVSYKDMEWDEDKGMYVGKLNRQTKGGIDNDKNKGKRLERQDVLNFSLTGEHLLSSKLDFDWAASYSRASEKRPNERYIAYEVKKAELGQDISDTYLPFIKDQYTDYSKFAFKELTENENNTNEDEFGGKINFRMPLSVISGQKGRLRIGARIRLKSKDRENNFFEYTVIPKYGALSTLPMQTWDAKNWDQGERYAAGGFVSKDFLGGLVLTDKSKFEKEDKPDEYLSQNYHAKERIIAEYIRWDQNITERTALILGVRLEHTSIDYTGNNVVDEEELVGEIRNKNNYTNILPSINLKHNFNENFILRAAVTTGLARPNYYALAPYVNTLMEDKELFAGNPNLKATYATNFDVMVEKYFQNVGIISGGLFYKNLKNFIYMYNDQSFNAERYSSLFPELKNPIAAGETWDFAQFRNGDKVDVYGFEVAFQRQLDFLPGKFLKGFGIYTNYTYTGSKAKGIAGEGGVLREGLGLPRTAPHMFNGSLSWENNKFSARVSANFTAAYLDEIGDNEFSDAYYDKQFFLDANASYKITRQFRIFAEANNLTNQPLRYYQGQEGLMRQLEYYKPRYNLGLKFDL